The Deltaproteobacteria bacterium genome contains the following window.
CGAGAGCGAGGCGTGCGGACTTCACGGCGGCGGCGGGTCGTAGCGCACGGCGATTTCGCGCGTGAAGCCGAGCGAGCCGCGCATCTCGAAGTCGAGCGCGAGTCGGTTCTCACCGGGCGCGACTTCGACTTCGCTCGCGAACACGCCCGCCGCTGCGGGAATGATGCGCTCCTCGCCCGTCGTCAGATTTCGCACGACTACGTGGCGCAGCGGCGAGCTCACGAGCGAGGCGAGCTTTACGCGCGCATCGGGACCATTCGCGTCGAAGGCCTCGCCGCCGGTGACCTCCGCCGCGATTCGCGCCGCATCCACTCGCTTGAACACAGTGGGCGATGCGAAGTCGACTGCGTGCACTACCACGCCGTACTGCTTGAGGAACTCGGCGGCGGAGCGAGCATGCCTTCTCGCCGTGACCTCGTCGGGCGTTTCTGCTTCGCCGTCCGAGAGCACGATGATGGTCGCCAACCGCCTTACCTCGTCCCCTCTGCGCGTCGCGAAGAGCGTCGCAGCGGCGCCCAGGGCCCCGCCGATCGATGTCCCCCTTTCGCACAGAACTCTCAGGGGCCGTGAATCGAACCCATTCACCGAGCGAACACGCTTTCCGTTGCGCGGATTGACGAGGAAGCAGTCACGCCGATTGGGGCGCGTCGGCGTCCAGCCAGCGAGCGCCGCCGCGGCATCGGCTGGCGCAGCGAAAGGCGAGAGCATCTCGGAGCGCAGCGCGAACGCGATGACCGCCACGCGCGACGCCTCGGCATCCATCAGACCGAGGAGCTCGCGCGCCGTACTCACTTCCGCGGCGAGCACATCGTCCCCAGGGTCGGATACGGACTTTGCGAAGGTCGAGCGGCCGACCTCGCCATCGCCGTCCACGTCGAGGCCACTCGGCCGGTTGGAGCTGCCAGAGCGGTCGATCAGCACGACGAAGTCGCGCTGAATCTGAAGGCTGCCGGCAAGCTGGGTAGGGGACTCACGCACGACGCGAGGCGAATCGAGGTTCACCTCCGCGGACACGCGCAGCGGCTCGCCGAGCGGCTCTGCGGGAGGCGGCGTTGGCGCAGCGCACGCGAGCGACGAGGTCACGACCGCTGCGCAGGTGAACACTCGCAGCATGCACGCCTCCAATTCGGCCCCGGCCGTCTTGTACCACCCGCGCCGCGACCGTGGCAGCTGCCGCGTGCGTGATCCTGCTCGCGTTGGCGCCTCCGGTGCGCGGGACCGACAAGT
Protein-coding sequences here:
- a CDS encoding VWA domain-containing protein, yielding MLRVFTCAAVVTSSLACAAPTPPPAEPLGEPLRVSAEVNLDSPRVVRESPTQLAGSLQIQRDFVVLIDRSGSSNRPSGLDVDGDGEVGRSTFAKSVSDPGDDVLAAEVSTARELLGLMDAEASRVAVIAFALRSEMLSPFAAPADAAAALAGWTPTRPNRRDCFLVNPRNGKRVRSVNGFDSRPLRVLCERGTSIGGALGAAATLFATRRGDEVRRLATIIVLSDGEAETPDEVTARRHARSAAEFLKQYGVVVHAVDFASPTVFKRVDAARIAAEVTGGEAFDANGPDARVKLASLVSSPLRHVVVRNLTTGEERIIPAAAGVFASEVEVAPGENRLALDFEMRGSLGFTREIAVRYDPPPP